From one Oncorhynchus keta strain PuntledgeMale-10-30-2019 chromosome 30, Oket_V2, whole genome shotgun sequence genomic stretch:
- the LOC127913701 gene encoding protocadherin alpha-8-like yields MEQRGCGAWRERRQSVTYMVALVLFWSGASAQIRYTISEELKEGTVVGNIAKDVGIDLNTLKERGFRIVSGSTEPLFEVNQNNGILYVNRKIDREELCERSSVCLINLKTVLENPLEIHYVSVEVLDVNDHSPSFPDKENRLEIYESALPGVRFQLQAAVDPDGGQYSVQQYKLSQNDHFRLEVKDRGREGKIPVVNLLKPLDREAMKRHTLLLTAIDGGKPPRSGTVEIVIDVLDVNDNMPVFVKELYSVTLNENAPIGTKVVQVNATDLDEGSNAEVLYFFGKMVKNKIRKLFDVNTNTGEIVVKELVDFELQDSYEIDIMATDKGSAPLTTDKSITVKIIDLNDNAPEIEVTSFSNAIPEDSRPGTTVALISVNDLDSGLNGKVICSLVEDIPFTLMPSLQDNMYSVVTKSTLDREKSSQYDLTVVAKDAGQPSLSSVKTISVVISDVNDNNPEFSLSSYTFYITENNDPGASVFYVSASDRDIDENALISYHILRYGGDENKWASFLNINSENGNILALKSFDFETLKTFKFQVVATDSGIPPLSSNVTINVFILDQNDNAPVILYPVSANGSAEGVEEIPRNMNAGHLVTKVRAYDADIGYNGWLLFSLQEVTDHSLFALDRYTGQIRTLRPFTETDEAEHKLVILVKDNGNVSLSATATVIINVVEPKEAFAASDVKSAVKDEEENSVTFYLIITLGSVSALFIISIIVLIVMQCSKVPDYSSKYLQDVNYDGTLCHSIQYRSGDKRYMLVGPRMSIGSTIAPGSNGNTLVVPEHSRRASAEVRR; encoded by the coding sequence ATGGAACAAAGAGGATGCGGGGCATGGCGGGAGCGACGGCAGAGTGTCACCTACATGGTTGCTTTGGTTCTGTTTTGGAGCGGAGCATCTGCACAGATAAGATACACCATCTCTGAAGAGCTTAAGGAAGGAACTGTTGTGGGGAATATAGCTAAGGATGTTGGAATAGATCTGAACACCTTGAAGGAGAGGGGATTTCGAATCGTGTCTGGCTCGACCGAGCCTCTTTTCGAGGTTAACCAGAATAACGGCATCTTATATGTGAACCGAAAAATAGACCGAGAGGAGCTGTGTGAACGGAGCAGCGTGTGCTTGATCAACCTGAAAACCGTTCTAGAGAACCCGCTGGAGATCCATTATGTCTCAGTGGAGGTGTTAGATGTTAACGACCATTCTCCCAGCTTTCCCGACAAAGAGAATCGGTTAGAAATATACGAGTCCGCTTTACCTGGTGTACGATTTCAGCTGCAAGCTGCCGTTGATCCAGATGGTGGCCAGTACTCGGTTCAGCAATATAAACTCAGTCAAAATGACCATTTTCGTTTGGAGGTTAAAGATCGAGGAAGGGAAGGTAAAATTCCTGTTGTAAATCTACTAAAGCCCTTAGATAGAGAAGCTATGAAAAGACATACATTACTACTCACAGCCATTGATGGAGGAAAACCTCCCAGGTCTGGGACTGTGGAAATAGTTATTGATGTTTTAGATGTAAATGATAATATGCCTGTTTTTGTCAAAGAGTTATACTCAGTTACGTTGAATGAAAATGCTCCTATTGGCACGAAAGTCGTGCAAGTAAATGCCACGGATTTAGACGAGGGTTCGAATGCCGAGGTCCTTTACTTTTTCGGTAAAATGGTAAAGAACAAGATTCGTAAACTTTTCGATGTAAATACGAATACGGGTGAGATAGTTGTGAAAGAATTGGTCGATTTCGAGCTACAAGACAGCTATGAGATTGACATAATGGCAACCGATAAAGGATCTGCCCCTCTGACAACTGACAAAAGCATAACAGTAAAGATTATTGACCTCAACGATAATGCACCTGAGATCGAGGTGACGTCTTTTTCGAACGCAATCCCCGAGGATTCTAGACCAGGCACCACTGTAGCATTAATCAGTGTTAATGATTTAGACTCTGGTCTTAATGGCAAAGTGATCTGCTCTTTAGTTGAGGACATACCATTTACATTAATGCCGTCTTTACAGGACAACATGTATTCTGTAGTCACCAAGTCAACACTGGATCGAGAGAAATCATCACAATATGATCTAACAGTAGTTGCTAAAGACGCAGGCCAGCCGTCCCTGTCATCTGTAAAGACTATAAGCGTAGTTATATCAGATGTGAATGATAACAATCCAGAGTTTTCACTAAGCTCCTATACTTTCTATATCACTGAGAATAACGACCCAGGCGCCTCAGTATTTTACGTAAGTGCATCAGATCGTGACATAGATGAAAACGCTCTTATTTCATATCATATTCTGAGATACGGTGGTGACGAGAACAAATGGGCATCTTTCCTCAACATAAATTCAGAAAATGGAAACATTTTGGCGCTAAAAAGTTTTGACTTTGAAactttaaaaacatttaaattcCAAGTTGTAGCCACAGACTCTGGAATTCCGCCATTAAGCAGCAACGTCACAATAAACGTGTTCATTCTGGATCAGAACGACAACGCTCCAGTGATCTTGTATCCAGTCAGCGCTAACGGTTCCGCTGAAGGTGTGGAGGAGATTCCCCGTAATATGAACGCAGGCCATTTGGTGACTAAAGTGAGAGCCTATGACGCTGATATAGGATATAACGGCTGGTTATTATTTTCACTGCAGGAAGTTACTGACCACAGTCTCTTTGCTTTGGACCGTTATACAGGACAGATAAGGACACTTCGGCCGTTCACAGAGACAGACGAGGCTGAGCACAAACTGGTCATACTGGTGAAAGACAATGGGAACGTTTCACTCTCAGCAACAGCTACTGTGATTATCAACGTTGTGGAGCCCAAAGAGGCTTTTGCAGCTTCTGATGTTAAAAGCGCAGTAAAAGACGAGGAGGAGAACAGCgttacattttatttgatcatAACTCTGGGGTCAGTTTCAGCACTTTTTATCATCAGTATCATCGTGTTGATTGTAATGCAGTGCTCCAAAGTGCCAGACTATTCCTCCAAGTATTTACAAGATGTGAATTACGACGGGACACTGTGCCACAGCATCCAGTACCGATCCGGAGACAAACGGTACATGTTAGTTGGACCCAGAATGAGTATAGGTTCTACTATAGCCCCGGGCAGCAATGGGAATACTCTAGTGGTACCTGAACACAGCAGGAGAGCTTCGGCAGAGGTAAGAAGATAA